A region from the Triticum urartu cultivar G1812 chromosome 1, Tu2.1, whole genome shotgun sequence genome encodes:
- the LOC125554796 gene encoding uncharacterized protein LOC125554796 has protein sequence MSVMTYVAELQALWADQDNCDPLELYDAASIESGHKWMARRRVLKFLAGLKGCFDGRKASLLHQPSLPTIPEAIAAMTQEEVRLSLEHADVKVVPASTFAVTERMEWGDPTKCHICGEVGHSKRECPTRGRGRGYNRGGTGRGRSARGRGGYSETSWGQASRGRGGYSGHSGGQRAHMAVAGDTGTSKGKDVDDVVYGDFAHWASTDEGATDEPDGWDWHQA, from the exons ATGTCAGTGATGACATACGTGGCAGAACTGCAGGCTCTGTGGGCTGACCAGGATAACTGTGATCCCCTGGAACTCTATGACGCGGCTTCAATCGAGTCAGGGCATAAGTGGATGGCACGCAGGCGTGTGCTGAAATTTTTGGCTGGCCTCAAAGGTTGCTTTGATGGCAGGAAGGCTTCCTTGTTGCACCAACCTAGTCTGCCTACCATTCCCGAGGCTATTGCAGCGATGACTCAAGAGGAGGTGCGCCTATCCCTTGAGCATGCAGACGTGAAGGTTGTGCCAGCTTCGACATTTGCAGTCACTGAGCGCATGGAGTGGGGCGATCCCACCAAATGTCATATATGTGGGGAGGTAGGTCACTCGAAGAGAGAATGTCCAACTCGTGGCAGAGGCAGGGGATATAACAGAGGGGGAACAGGCAGAGGTAGAAGTGCTAGAGGCAGAGGTGGATACTCAGAGACCTCATGGGGCCAGGCTTCTAGAGGCAGAGGTGGCTACTCAGGACACTCAGGGGGTCAGAGGGCTCACATGGCCGTTGCAGGAGACACTGGGACGTCCAAAGGCAAAGATGTAGATGATGTTGTCTATGGAGACTTTGCTCACTGGGCCTCCACTGATGAAG GTGCGACAGACGAGCCAGACGGTTGGGACTGGCACCAGGCGTAG